The following DNA comes from Miscanthus floridulus cultivar M001 chromosome 5, ASM1932011v1, whole genome shotgun sequence.
TGCAACAGAAGATGACGATTCTGAAACTGCTTGATCAATGGGTACAAGGGCAAGGTCCGCCCCAGCGCTGGATGATGCATCGTCGCTACTTACTACGGATTTGTTTTTCCTGCAGATGCATAAAGCATGAAGCGTTAACATACTGTGCAGGAAAGTAAAATTGGCATTGTACAGGCCGCTCAGACATACCTTAGAGCTAGCTGGGCAAACTCATCTTCCTCTTCTTTAACATTATCATTATGTTCAGGGGGTGCAGATGGCTTTACTGCAGGAGCCTCCCTAGGAGCCTCAATTGCCTCTCTCACAGGTGCTTCAACCGCCAAAGGAGCACCAGAGGCCACAGCATCATACTTTGAAAGTACGCTTTGTAAGAGATCATTTATCTCCAGCCCTTGCTTTAGTAACTGTTCGTTCCTAAATAGCATCAAACATCTCAAAAGTCACATGCGTGCTATACAGCAGACACAGCAATGCCATGACTCCAATAAACTACAATGGATATGAAAGAATAATGGGAACCATGCAAGACCATTGCAGATCAAAGAGAAAGGAGTGGCAATATTAACACCGCAAAATATTTACCCTGATGTACTGACAAACTGCAGAAGCTTTTGTTGATTTGAGCGACACTGGGTCACAAGATCTGTGATAATTTCATCGTTAACAGCCTAGGTCCAAACAAATTTAAGAGGTCAGTCACCCACATCAATTAGAGTACAACACGGTGGCAAGAATAATTAGAGAAGATAATTCTTTCATACCGTTCGATCAGATGGGTTTAAAGCATACACCATATCATTCAGTAGGTCTGCCACATTTTGAATCTTACTCAAATCTCCTAAACTGTAACCAAAGAAAAACGCAGCTAAAATCATGAGACAGGTTAATTGAGTGAGAAAAGACCAAATTAGTAAGGAAAAGGGCATAACCTCAGAGTCTCAACATCTGAGGACATTCTGTCACTTAAACTTCCCACAGCATATCTGGGTGAACCATAGGTCTGAGAATTATGTGTAGCTGGAGGAGTAAATATTGGTGGGGCATCTATAGGACGCTTTGGGAACACCACACCTGTCGTCTGCAGCGAAGTTTGTCAGTTAGCAGAGATACTTGCAACCAAAAGGATTGTTTCCAGAAAAGCCAGAGAGGCAGAAATGGATCTGTGCGGTTGTGCCacttaaaaaaaaaacagaatctGGGGAAAAAATGCTACTCAGTACTTTTTACTTGGGAAGATGCCACTGAAATTCTCTGTTGCTTTGAAATATCCCATTTTCTCTCCCTTTTCTTATTTCCCATCTTTCTCTCCTAGAAATGAGAGAAAAGGGCAGGGATTGAAATAAAAGTAGAAAGATATATTTGAAAGCAATGAGAAACTTGAGTGGCATTTCAAATAAAGGAAACAGAGtgacatttttcttttcaagcgCCAAGTTTTTTAGTAGCTTGCTAAAATCAAATTGGGCAGAAAGAAGGGGATGCTTTGGCATAACCACATTATTGATGCATGTTGAACGCAGGACATGGTTCTGAAACCATGCACTGACAACATATAACATAAAAGATATTTCAAACAAAGATCAGTTGCATACCTTTACTTCAAGATATGCCCAATGATATTGTGGGTATTTACTTCCAGGTCCACCAAATGCCTCTTGCCAGGAGTCTAGAAGTAATAATATTTTATCCCTTACCTGCATATCATTCTGAAAGCAAATTCCAAAAGAGAGATTGCTTAAAATCCTAAAATGGATGTCAGGTTATTGGAGGTAGTGAGAAGACAAGATAGGAATAGATCACAAATAAATTAAAATGGATCTTCCCAGAACCAAAAACCAGCATGTCAGATGATCCAAAGGAACATAGGTAATGTCGTGATAGTTAGAGAAGGAGAAGCTGCTCTAGGTCTCTAACAATGATGGTTCGACTCAACAAAAACAATAATTTATGGCTTCTCATTGCAAAGgactttgaaaaaaaaatacttaCAAAGGAAAAGGTGTGTTCTGGTAGCTGCAGAATATGGAATTGTAGGCATATGGATATGAAAAAACTCACCACTTTGACACTCTGATACTAATAATgacgtactccctctgttccaaattataagttgttctagattttctaggtacataattattactatgtatctagacatacactatatctagatgcataactgTTGTTATGTACTcaatctagaaaagccagaacgacttatgtatctagaaaagctagacATACTAATAATGACTCGTTAGTGTGGTATTTAACAGAAACAAGGGATACGATGACACCACTACTAAGATGATGGACATTATCTATGTAGCTTCAATTTAttagatttttttttggaaagataAGAGGTTCTGGCACAACAGTTCAAAATTGGCACAAACAATCATCTAATCACGTTCTAGGACCAGTTAATCCATGGTGTTCACACCAATGACAATCTAAAGTTTCCAGACCAAAATATTCATGGGGATTAGTATGCTCTCCAGTTACGCACTGAACTAGTTCAACACATACAATTGCTACTGAAACTGTTCAAGACTAAAGAAAATCTAGTTAAAAATTGTACACTAAGAAAAAAATATAGGAAATATAAAAGTAAAATAAGGAGAatactatattatatatataccttcttctggataattttaaCCATTTCTTGCAGAACATGCTGTTCAGCAACTTCAAACTGAACATATTCACCACAATTCTTCATCATTGTCTCCAAAAGCTGCACCAATTTATAACTGATATGAATAAaacaaataaagcttgtattCATATTGTGTATTAAAGTATTATATTAAATAATTCTCGCATGTTTCATCATGCCACAATGAAAGTACATACCGTCAAAGCAAAAAACTGAACCTTTGGGTCCTTGTTCTGCAATCTCTTTTTCACTGCCTTCACTGCATCCTTTGTTTGCCTGATTCAGATGTTCAAAATCAGTACGATAAGCTGATAGGTACCGGAAGCCCAGAACCAATAAATCTTAAAATTCTCCAGTCATGGTAGTGTAACGAAACCATACGGCTCTTCCAAGCAGAAAGGCTAAATGTATAAGATCAAAACCTATGCACCATACAGGTAAAAACAAACCGCAATTTCAAGTTTGTCTGCATGTCAATGGCATGGGGCCACAGTTTGTCTTCATCATGAATAATCATTACGAAGAAAAGTTAGACAATGTTAGCATCATTTGTTCCACTCAGCTCATGGGATTGTAATAAAAAATAGCAAGGTAATTGACACACTCATTTATCATTCCAACAAGGGCAACACTTACTGGAAGTTTCCCGTACCCAAAATATATATATTGCTAGAATCCTAACTGTGTCCCTTTGTGAATTTTATCACTTTGATTGCCTTTTCCACACAAGGTTCACAAATATTCTTATTCTCCCATGTTTGTATGCAGGTAAAGTTCACAATTGGAGGGGCTATATTACCTACAAGAATAACCATGCGAGAGGGCAAAAGCCAAGCTATATAGCTAAACCATTTTTTCCCCAACGTACGCCAAAAGGCTAAAGTTAAGGCCAATAAATAGCATCAAGTTCAACGCCACTACAATCTTATTGTGCTTCGAATATGCATGGCGGAGCAGACTCCTGATGTCCACTCATCCAATTGTCAAACCCCACCAAATTCTGGCCAAAACACAAGGGCGACTGCGCCGGCCGGCCAACACCCACAAAAGTCAAAGCGAGTACCGAAATCCCCTACAAATTCCCCACGCCGGCTCGACGAGGAGTAGGAGGCAGCGCGCTCACCAGACGTCGGCGTTGAGGATgtcgcagatttcgaggttgacCGCCCAGTCGGGCCCCATGAGCAGGTGGCTCGTGGCCTTCTCCACCCGCGACGCCGCGCTCGGCCGCGTCGCGGGCGCCGCCCCCACCATGGCCCCTGACGGGTACATCGCCAGCCGCCGCCCACCGCTGGCGGGAAGGGCTAGGGTTCCGACCGGACGAGGAGGATTGGAGGAAGGGAACCGGCGCCGTTATTAGCAACGAGGTTTGCGAAAAATCAGGGGCCGTTAAGGCAGCTCTGCGGAAGCAGACTTTTCCGGTTAAGAATTTATTATCAATATCAACCGTCGTGAAGGTGCTTAGCTGTCGAGCCCTCGTGACATGTCTCgctactgacaggtgggccccGTTCCGAGAACTAGCCCTTTATAATTGGTCAAAGCTAGGTAAGTAGTACTACATTTGTTAATCCCAATTCCCACAATGAATCGCGTGGTAAGACTGTCTCGAGCGGAGCATGTAAACCGTAAACCAAAGATAAAAATAGGTCATTCATAGTGTTTTGCCTACCAAAATCAAAGCTTTAACAGAAGACTCAAACACCTCACCTATTTTGCATACGAGACTTGACAAAACGTAAATCTACGTCGGGACGCAAATCTGTGACCGCGACCTTTGTCCCCTCACCATGGCGCCCCCATTCCCAACGGCATCCACGGCGTTGCTCCTCCAATGCCTGTGGCGCACACGCGCTCCACCCTCCCCAACGGTAGCGCCCCTCCCCACCCCAGCGCGCCTCCACCATCGGCGCAGACTACGACGGAGGGTGTGGCCCGTGCGGCACGCGGGAGCGAGCTCGACACCCGCGGCGACGACTTGTGGGTGAGCGCAGCCAACCGAGACGACGGCAAGGCGCAAGCAGCAGCGCGCGGTGGAGGAGCTCGCGCCGCCGGTGTTGGAGGAGGAcccgccggggtgggggagggcCTGCGCGCCTGCATCCTCCACCATGCTCCATGGATCCGCGGCGGCGCTCGGGTCGGCGTGGGTAGATGGCCCCCCGCGTTCGCTCTTCCTCCCCGCGTGCGGAACAAAGGGCAACGGCCCGGCCACGGGAACGGGCGGCGCAGGGGAGAGAGTGAGGAGAGAGGGACGGTCTTTTGGGTAGGCTGTTGGAGAATGCGAATTTTGGGTCCATTATCTTTTTGTTGTGCGTGGCCCAAACTATAGAATGGGTCTCCGATTTGGGTCTGtgctgttggagatagcctaagcATCGCCTTTTCTTTGTGCTAATTTTTTATACTCCAATTCCGTGAAAACATTGAAACTTGAGCATAAAATTATTCAGCCTTATATCTGTATATTTATTACTAGTGGTTCTAAAGTAGTTAGATTACacatttttttcaaaataaaaagtACGAATTGTCAACAATCCAGAAATACCATCATGCCGTGCTCTACTAATTTCTTACTATGGTGATTATTCTTTTTTAACAGGACCTAGCAAGAACCTTAAAACCGGTGCGCTAGCTCTTGTTATGGCTCAATTGTACGATTCATTTTGGAGCCATCGTCGAGGCGTTACGTATATTAGTATATCCATTCGGGTGATGAGGTCCATGGATGACACATGACAGGATCATCAAATTAAAAATATTGTTGCCCTCCAATGCAAGGATGCAACAGCTAACCACTCCTTGGAGCCGGTAGCGGCGAAAGTTTGCTGCTGATGAATAAAATTTATTCATGTGAGTATGTGACATTGGGATTGGTAGTTTGTTACGACGACTAAATGCAAAAATGTACCATTTACAGGTGTCAGGTCAGGAACGAGTGATTTTGACTACCTGATGCTTCCAAATACACGAAAAAAACGTTGGCAAAGGCAGAGCAAATTTTGATTTGCGGTACACGTACATCAGGTTACATCTGACTGGCTACTGAATAAACAGTGATTTTTAACCGACCACTGGATTTAGGTAAAGCCTTCGAACCTCAAACTCAGGCCCTAACTTTGCTGGAGTTACTTGGCATTTTTACATCGGGTAGAAaaaaatcaaggagaagacccTAAATCACTCTGAATCTTTTTTTTGGGATCTATTTGGTTGGGCAGGCATATCTTATATCTAGGTTCTAGGAAGACTCGTTTGGTTCATGTTTTGACCCCTTAGCCAGGCTTCAACAGACCACCGACCACCTCGTAGCCTAGCTAGCTACAACTGGCACTCGCATCACCGCTCGGAGATGCACGCGCTAGATTCATCCGCACCGGAGATGGCCTCGCCGGTGCCGCTCCTACCGCCTCCATGCGCTCACCTCGTCCTACGTGTTCGCCGTCCACACGGAGCGGAGGTCGATGGGGCGCTCGCCGTGCACACGGAGGACGATGGGGCACACGCAGAGGCCGTCATCCGTGCTGCGGTGCAGCTCcagctccctctcttcttctccccgTGTGTCCCCACCTCCAAACCACAGCTTCTTGGTCCAGCAAGTTCCCGTCTCGCCCCTGCTCCCTTCACTATGGCGAGGAGGTGAGGACTAAGGGTGAGCGACAGCGGCCAGGGCACCTGCACCGTATCGCTATCAGCGAGGAGATGGAGGACGACGACAGCAACCGGTGCCCCTTTTCTATCGGCGAGGAGAGAGAGGATGGCGACGGTGAAGGTGCCTAGAGCCTGCTCAAATCCTCTGTCCAGAACCTGTTCGACCAAATACTTCGTGCGATCAAACAAGCGCATCTTGGATTGTTGAAGCCAAGCTATGGCTGTCGAGCCTGAGTTGACTTGCCGGAccaagttatatatatatatagccggaCCAAGTTTTAAACATGAACTAAACACACACTAAATCACTCCGATTAATGTATTACCTTACTTAAGATAAGAAAACCCCGCCGAACCAGCCCAATTGAACTTTGCTCGCGGATTACGGGCCCAGTCCGCAAAACCCGAGAACGACAGCAGTACCCGTCCATCGGCATCGACCCCACGCAACTTCGCAAGAGCACCTCAACCTCCATCTCGCGGCGATCTCCCCGACCACGATCGCCGCCGCCCTCCGCTCCTCCACCGCAAGCCGGCTCCTGCGCCTCGCCCCGGCAGCCGCGTCGGCTCTGTCTGCTGCTTCCCGGCCCACCACCGGGGTGGCGCCGCTCTTGCGCCCGATCGCTGAGGTATCAGGTACTCCTCCCCACGTCTTTTTTATTGAGACTTTTACCTCTGTATCATTATAAAAGATGGTCGTTTCCCACGTGCCACTAAAAAGTTGAGCCGCACCCAAGTGCCATCCACCTAAACTTTCTTGTCCCCCATGCCATTCCGTCCACCTTCTATTCGGTTTGTAACGTTTGACaggtctgacatgtgggaccgaGCAGGAGAACTGACCATCTTACCACTTGAGACTGGAGTGCATATACGGTGGGCAAATTGACTGGCATTGACCGTCATCTCACTTCTCTCTCTCGATTCCTCTCTCTCGTCACTTCCCCAAACCCTAGCGGCGGAGTCCGgatcggcgacggcggcgggtgagcagcggcggcggcggtaccCTAGAGGCGTCGCGGCTGGGAGGCAAGAATACCCATCCCAGGTGCTTGTGGCGTCGATTTTTGGAGCTCGTGTTTACTCTGTTCGTCTGCTCGAGTTCGTCGGTTCCTATCTGTGCACACGGGTGCTCGGCACCTGGTGCTACTGGTGCAGGCTGGAGCAGAGCCGAGCGCTCGTAGTCGTGCAACCGAGTCTAGCACAACCTCAGGCCAAATTGCCTGCTTCTCTCGTGAACGGCGAGCAGTTCCTCCGCCCCCTTTTATTTTCGTCTGTTCTTGCAGCCGATTTCTAAATCCACAGCATAGGTGTTGAAATTGGTGGCCTTCGGTTCAATCAGGTTCGGCAGTGAGTAGTACCACGCCGACCAATTGTTGCCGCCGGTGGCTCTGTGTAGCCCCGTCGGCCAGGCTTTGAGTTTGCTTGCTCGTTCTTCGTTCTTGTCCAGATATCCGTTCAGCTGCAGCAGTGTGTGCAGTTCTCTGATTTTAGTAGCTTGCAGTTAGCTTTTGAGCGGCAAGTCAGCAGTCCGCGCTGCTCCTGGTGATCAGTGGCAACAACATCAACTGGCGGCGGCTGCTGTGTTCCTCATGCAGGTAAGCAGCAGGGCAACAGGTTTTTGGTCATGATAAATATGCATGTCATTGTCAAGCTATAGTGATGCAATAATGAATATCCTTTCTTACAATCTTTATCTAATGATTTAAGCTTTAATGTATTTCCTCTAGCTTGAGCTAATTTATTTGCATGAGGAAATTTACACGGCTTCTACTCTGAATGTTTAGTGTGTCCAAAAATTGCGTGCTCCTATGTAAGATGGACGCAGACAGTAGCTTCAACCTAGAAATCCGGATTGTTGCTCCCAATGCGCGTGGTCGGTGGTACTCGTTGGACATGGTTGTGGATGCTGACCGGACTAACTTCAGAGATTTGTTTGGGTCCGTTGTCGACAAGTGTCCTCCCACGCACGGTGATGTAGCTCGAATGTTTTATTTGTGTCTGGACAGTAAGCCCCGTGTTGAAGTCTGCAAAGACCAAGACTTGGTTAAAATGTTTGCCAAAAACAAGGCTTCAAAGTGCTGCTACTTGACATTTGCATATACTAGCCCAACTAGTGAGCCTCAGCTTcctgattgggagtttggtgacaATGCCCACTCTGTTCAAGCCCCAGTCACCCCTTCAGTCCACTGTCCTAGCATAGCTGAACCAAGCAAAAACAGCCAGAGCGTGTCTGTAGTGCCTGAACATGAATCACTTAAAAACCCAAATCCATCCTATGAGCATGTGGATGTTGATGATGAAGGATTGTATCTCGACCTTGGTCCTGATTATCCCGAACCTTCCAATCCTCATAAGCCAAGACAGCCTGCTGCCCTTGAGGCCTCTGAATCAGACACTGATGAAGAGTCTGATgttgatgatcatgatgatgagAAAGATTATGAAATAGAGAATGTAGATGATATTGTTAAAGATAAACAGCCTGAACAAATGCCTGATGCTGACTATGACAAGAAGAACCCTCCTATGACAGTAGGCACTGTGTATTCAAACATTAATGCTTTTAGATTGGCTGTAGCTACTCATGCTGTGAGATGTGAGATCCATTATGACATTGAGGCTAGTGACACAGGGAGGTTTAGGGCAAGCTGCAGTTTCAAGGAAGAATTGGGCTGTCGGTGGAGAATTCATGCATCAACTATCAAGGATGGGCGTACTGTAAAGGTATTCTGTTTTACCAAATGTATATTCATTTATTTTTTTTGGACCTAATGATTGTAAGGACTATTTCTTTTTTTAGGTGAAGAAGAATCCATTTGGCCATGACTATCAGAGTGTCAGGAGGACTGGAGTCTGTGTAGGAGTCACACAGTTTTGGATGTGTCATCAAGTGATTGATTGGCTGAAGGAAGATGGGACTCTGGGTGCTAAAGAACTGCAGAAGAAGTTGAATGCTGAATTTGGGATCTGGGTGCCCTACAGGAGAGTGTACAAAGGTAAAAACCATGCCATGGATAAGCTGTATGGGCCTTGGGACAAAAGCTTTGATAACCTATTTAGACTTAAGGCTTAGTTAGAGGAAAGCAGTCCTGGTACTTTTTTGTCATTGATCACCACACCATCGACAACAAGATAAAGTTTAATAGGCTATTTTTTGCATTGAAGGCTTGTGTTGATGGCTTTTTTAGAGGTTGCAGACCATATCTTGCAGTAGATAGTACATTTTTAACTAGGAGGTTTAGGGGGCCAGTTGTGCATTGCCTGTGCAGTAGATGGGCACAACTGGATGTTCCCAGTAGCAGTTGGTGTCATTGATTCAGAGACTAATGAGAATTGGGTGTGGTTcatggagaggctgaaggaagcaatAGGCAGCCCAGATGGACTTACTATCAGTACAGATTGTGGACAGGCAGTGATGCATGAAGTTAGTGAGGTTTTTCCAGGATGTGAACATAGAGAGTGTATGTATCATCTAGTACAAAATTTCAAGAAGAGGTACAGTGGAAAGATTTTTGATGATCATTTATGGGCAGCTGCATATTCATAGAGCCCATACATGTTTAATAAACACTATCAGGCAATGGCTCAAGCCAAACCAGAGGTTATGGCAAGGGTCAGAAATACCCTGCAAACATACTATTGCGTACATCACTTCAATTCCTGGAGCAAAACTAGAAGACCATGTAGATGAGTACTTTTCTATCTAGAAATTCAAAGAAGCTTATGCAGGCTCTGTCCCATGTATTCCTGACAAGTCCATGTGGCCCAAAACCATACATGGGTTCTTCATGCACCCTCCATTGCTTAAGTCAACAGCAGGAAGAAGGAAAAATAGGATGAAAGGGGCTCTGGAGGGAGGAagtgggaagaagaagaagaaacatgaGTGTCCCATATGCCATGAATTGGGGCATCACTGGTACACTTGCAAGAATGGGGATCCAGCAGACATAGCTGCAATGGAGGCAGAAAGGTAATCAAATACATCTACATAAATGAAACTATCATTTAACTGAACTACATTTTCTATTAACAATTGTCTTTTGCAGAGGTCTCCCAAAGAAAAGACAAAAGAAAGCAGCTAGTACCAATACAAAGACTAGCCTTATGGTGGCAACTCCATCAATAGGGATGGTATTCCCACACAATGAGGCAGTGGCCAATGCTGCAGAAAAGAAGAGGAAGAGCAAATCATCTTCTTCAACAACTTCCAAGAAAAAGAAGGCATCAGCTAGCACTGCACCATCAACAACTCCAAACACCCTATCTGGCAGGTATGTTTTTCCTATAGTTCTGCAATTTCCCATTGTAATGAAGCTTGTTCCAATAACTGGTATTTAATAGTAACAGGTCTAGAACTGGTTCCAATGAACTAGTCTCCCTCTAGGCATCAACTGCAACAGTGTAGACACCACCAGTGGAGGTTGTTCTGCCCCAGAGTTCACCAAGGATGAAGATAGGAGTGAAGAAGAAGCTGGCACCTAAGAGGCCTCCCCTTGTACCAGCAAGCCCAGCCAGCCCAGCTTCAAATACTAGGAGCAAGAAGAAGATAATGCTGGAATGAAAGGTGTATGTCTGATTGTTGTGTGGGGATGTCTTTTGGCCTCATTTACTTTTGTGGCTGTTTTGCTAAAGCTGTGCCTAGTGCCTACTTTTGGATGAGTAGTACATGAGCTACTACTGTTTGTTGTGCCTGCTGGCATCATTTCATTTTGGCTTGACTAGAACTTAATGTCTGGATGAAGCACTTATGTGCCTGCTGTAATGTTGGTGACATGTTGAAAACTTTAGCTAATGCGTTGAAAACCAGTGACCAAATGTTGGTCTATGAaccatattattattatatattgtgttaaatattattattatatattgtgtTCATTTCTTGTGTTGGCATCATGTACATACTCTAGTTTTTTTGGCATTAAAAAAAGGTGCACATTAATTCATATGTTCATGCATCACGTACATACTCCAGTTTTTTTTGCGCCAACACAACTGCCCAGCTCGGCCAGGGAGTGGCGGACAATGGTGATTTTGATCGGCCTCTATGGCCTCAGGGCAAGCAGGTCTTTTCTCCATGCCGTTTCCCTCCATTAGAGTGCAAAGTGGATGGAATGGCCTGGGAGACAAGAAAGTTTAGGTGGATGGCGTATGGATGCGGCCCAACTTTTTAGTGGCATGTGGGAAACGACCATCTTTTATAATGGTACAGAGGTAAAAGTCTCTTTTTTATTAGACTGAACTCTTTATCGGGTGCTTCCGGGTTGATTCCTGGTTAGGATCCTCCTACATATGGTTGCCCTAATTACTAGGT
Coding sequences within:
- the LOC136453446 gene encoding TOM1-like protein 7; the encoded protein is MYPSGAMVGAAPATRPSAASRVEKATSHLLMGPDWAVNLEICDILNADVWQTKDAVKAVKKRLQNKDPKVQFFALTLLETMMKNCGEYVQFEVAEQHVLQEMVKIIQKKNDMQVRDKILLLLDSWQEAFGGPGSKYPQYHWAYLEVKTTGVVFPKRPIDAPPIFTPPATHNSQTYGSPRYAVGSLSDRMSSDVETLSLGDLSKIQNVADLLNDMVYALNPSDRTAVNDEIITDLVTQCRSNQQKLLQFVSTSGNEQLLKQGLEINDLLQSVLSKYDAVASGAPLAVEAPVREAIEAPREAPAVKPSAPPEHNDNVKEEEDEFAQLALRKNKSVVSSDDASSSAGADLALVPIDQAVSESSSSVASNALVLLDPAPSTSTESKELDMIDLLSLTLCSPTLETSTDSSAQDQNGHQQPAVTHNQNGPQEPTVTNGQQYPSSVPQYPSNYQPHTANQGYAPQNSNYIAPWAQTGAYPPQPPAYASGYGYPAPPWAAPTHPVDSNPFLSVNYQDPRPVATPVAQAATYAPPPASYPPSSISYTPFAAPQLIQHNSPVGSPSNGQTANQAQMNVNQQSKDSSAASSRPYYIPDNLFSDLIDVKSFGGGNKMGGPTTMGSANGGQPMIGGKK